GATACCTGGGTGGGTGGGGAGAGAAATGGGGCAATTCGTCTCATTATGTAGGAATACTCTGATTCCAGGATCGGCCCCTTTTAATATCTTCTGAGCCCTGATGCTGAATGTATAAGAGGGAAAGCGCTTTTCATCACCCGGGAAAcgcaaataaaaatactttcagAAATAGGTAGTCTCTGCCGGCTGGAGGATCCGGTACGTTCGCCGTCCGGCGTCTGCCTCGGGAATGTAAAGGAACCCGTTAAACCATTTAGACGGCGAGGCCCTTCTGTATCCTGGGAGTCCAGAGACAGAGGGGGTTCGTCGTGTAACGCGTGCGTGAGACCCCGCTGCATCCGACGGAGGTCACTGCCCGGTTACACAAATCCTCTGTCACTCATAGTAAATCTGCGAGAGCGCTGACTGGGGGGGGGCTTATTCACGGAGGGTCTCGCTAACCAGCGAAGCTTATGCCACCGGCGCGTCCCTTGTCAGAGGAGTTATGGGGTCCATTCCATGACGACAGAGTTCAcgatacattatgaagggccagccctACTGAAcgtatttataatgtatataacgtCACCTAGATCTCTCCTTTACCCGTGGGattattcattatacagggctgctCTCTGgggcccttcataataaatagtgaagtgagCAAACTTtgcgtttagtgaataaacccccaatGGTTAAGGAAATGGGCTGCAAGCGGCTCCTTCATATCCCTGTTTGGCAAGCTGGTTAACCCTGTGCATTCCCTGCTAGTCAGTCTCAAACAGTCTCCAAGAACCTTGTAAATCAGAAGCTCTCGTTAAATGACAGACTGGGGGCCCCCGACGTCCTCCCACCGACCAAGCTGTCGGTCCGGCAATCACCTGCTCGGCTCTCTGGCTCTGAAGGTCCAGGAGAAGCGTCACGGTGTCTGTCATAAAGTCCTGCGATCCATGGATGGTCAGGGAAGGGCAGCAGTCTGTCCTATGGCCCCCAGTTACCCTCGCCCCTTACTTACATGATCTACCCCTAAAGAAAGCAGTGGGGGGTATCTGAGTTAATGGCACCCGCTCTGCTGATGGGGTCACAGCCAGCAGCAACAGAAAGGGGGGTCTTTTTGGGAAATAACCTTCTCAGAACTTCATGGACTTGTAGATCAGGGGGTCCCCGTCCACTAATAATTAACCCTTACTGGTGATACATGGAGACATCCTGAGCCAatgaggagaaaagttacaacaagagacccaAATCTAACAATAGAGGGTCcaagactgagatggaatggaagtttcactttactgagaggctAGTATAAaagtggatcagcctcccagtagaagtggtagagggtaatacagtgaggggattaaacatgcatgggatagacggctcctgaacctaagacCAATGACTAATTAAtttctacagcaggagaaacgaacagaccagatgggccgacaggggccgatctgctggcagatatttttttgtgtcGGCCGGAGGGGGTTATGGGCGTAGCTTTTGGGTGCTCGGTAACGTTACAATGATTTCCCTGTAATAAGGGCAGCGCGCCTGCCATTAATCCCCTTCGCTTTCGCTTGTAAGCCTCGGAGCTCGTATCCCAGAGTCCTCCGGAACGTAAGTCCTGCGTTTGATTTGCGCTTGTTGCTTAGAGGCGGCAGCGGCCCCGGGGGGCCACCGGCAGCTCCGTCCTAGTTTTGTGATCCCTCTTGGTCTGCGTGTAACTAAATTCAGAGCTAGAAATAGCTGCTGATCACTCATCGCAAGGCAAGAGATCAGCGCGGACCCGGCAGATATGGGAGGTCCCCTCACACTGTATGCCGTATAATTCCCAGCCGCTCGCTACGTCAAagtacctgaaaaaaaaaaataataattaaaaaaatcaataaatgaagATACTACATACTATGTCCTTTTCATTGGCctccagattgtaagctcttgagcTCAGGGCCCCTTTTCCCTAATGTATCAGCCCCGTCAGACCCTTTGAGTGTACGGACTCTAAGAGGCTCGTTATTCGTATGATTTCTGTACGTGATGTGTATATCGTCACCGCATGTCTCTCCCTTGGTCTCCTGCAGCGGCCGGACTGTACTACCTGGCGGAGCTGATCGAGGAGTATACTGTTGTCACCAGCAGGATTATAAAGTACATGATCTGGGTAAGTTCTTGGAAGTCCAGGTTTATTCGTACAGTGAAACCAGATTTGTTTTCATGCTAGAAGTCCTGCATTTGCGTTATGATCGTAGGacattattcactaaaaggggaGTTGTCTGTCTCGACTTCACTGTGTATTATAGACACATACCCCATGTCCCTGCAGGgagggctggccctgtataatgcatagttcagtcAGAGATCTGTCATTTAACGCCCGGACCTGCGCGTAGCGGCTGGGTTGGATAAGCTGGCTGTTTGTCTTGCAGTTTTCTACGGCGGTGCTAATTGGACTGTATCTGTTTGAGAAGTTCCCCGGGGTGATGATCGGGGTCGGCCTCTTCACCAACGTGGTGTACTTCGGGCTGCTGCAGACGTTCCCGTTCATCATGCTGACGTCCCCCAACTTCATCTTGTCGTGCGGTGAGTCCCGAGACGTGAAGGTGCCTTTTGTGGCTCACTTAACACTTTAATAATGCTATCTACTAGAAAAGCAGCCTGACTCGCTATCGTACTGCCGTAGAATGGTatggctcagtctcaatcacccagctggacactctgactaatgaaagtctatggagggtcggacttcattagcatcgccataaagcatcagctcagtgtggtgtttgagccgggaaagtcatccaaaatatcacatgactgacagcaacggcggctccagatctgcagataaagggggtttattggggcaaaatgaggGGCACCGGAGGCTACATAACTGTTTGCGGGGCCGGGGTTTTCCCTTTCATCATTTTTTAAGCTTTATGAAATAATCCCATTCTCCTTTACCCAAATTGGGTTATTCCACACAATTTTTCCGAAGTTGCTTACCTAGCAGCCTGATCCACAAGGAATGTGTATAAACTCCTTCAGGACCGGCGTCCtcgtactgcgtcttcccttgtagactgcagttttatttaaatattttaattccgtggtcgtgattcgcttcagtggtcagtagcagccgcccctcgcggtCCCAGCGTCCATAGCGATGCTGGATCGCACATCATcgatgacatacctggtacgccccggtctgtgggtgacacccaaccaggaagtaGCAGGTACGTCACCggtacagaaggggttaattgactGTAGCGAAATAATCTGCAATGCTTTCTTTCGTGTGAATTACAGAATCGCATAAAGCTGCAGGGATTGCTAAAGTTACAAACGCTTCTGCGCTGCCTACATCCAACGGAACGGAGCCGTAAACAAACGAGGGTAACGGGAATAATATTGATGGCCCGGGCCCCCCCCCGCACACGGTGATGGCCCGCAGTGCCGTTACTGGCCGGGTGCACGCCGGTGGAGCGCAGGTCTCTGACGGCGGCGTAGTCTGCGCAGGGCTGTGCAGTTAATGAGTCAGCAGCTGCTGTCATTAGTCTCTCGGGCTTTAGTAACTTATCACGAGTTATAAACACTCGTCAGCGATTATTCAAAGCCTCTCGCAGCTAAACCTTTAATGTTCCCTGACAGCTCTCGTGGTGCTCAATCACTACTTGGCTTTCCAGTTCTTCGCAGAGGAGTATTACCCCTTCTCAGAGGTAcgttaaagatatatatatatatatatatgtgtgttaaaaatatatttctataattattcttattatgGGCACTAAAAATGGTTCTATATTAGGCTCTATCTAGCATGTTTTATATGATTAAGGGGAGACCTCGTAGCTCTTAAAATCTTGCTCTGTGGATACGCTCGATGTCCACGCGACCTACAGCCCCCCATCGCTTGTGATATGAGGCTGAAATAAAGTCTGGGTTCGTTTCTCTGCCTTTTTTATCCATGATCCTCGGCTCGGGCGTACGTCTGAAGCCctgccgtctgtctgtctggcgTTACTGAAATCCTCTCGCCCCAGACATGAAGCTCCGGAAGGGATTTAGTTAATCTGTCAGGAACACTCATCGCTGTAATCGCACCAAACCGGTCTTcttcatcccccccccctcagTCTAGAAACCTGACAGATCTAATTTAATCCAAACGTTCCAAAGGTTTAATTAAAACTACTGCTGCTTTCCTAAAGGCCTCATATAGAATAACGGCTCTAGCAGGGATTGCTGAAGTACGTCGGGTGTGCGTGCGTTTATTGATTATGAATTCTCCGCAGGTTCTCGCCTACTTCACCTTCTGCCTGTGGCTCATCCCGTTCGCGTTCTTCGTGTCGCTGTCGGCCGGAGAG
The DNA window shown above is from Spea bombifrons isolate aSpeBom1 chromosome 1, aSpeBom1.2.pri, whole genome shotgun sequence and carries:
- the TEX261 gene encoding protein TEX261; the protein is MWFMYVLSWLALLIQVAFVTLAIAAGLYYLAELIEEYTVVTSRIIKYMIWFSTAVLIGLYLFEKFPGVMIGVGLFTNVVYFGLLQTFPFIMLTSPNFILSCALVVLNHYLAFQFFAEEYYPFSEVLAYFTFCLWLIPFAFFVSLSAGENVLPSTIQQGDDVVSNYFTKGKRGKRSGILVVFSFVKEAILPSRQKMY